One stretch of Candidatus Bathyarchaeia archaeon DNA includes these proteins:
- a CDS encoding triphosphoribosyl-dephospho-CoA synthase, translated as MAQFNKAKHISRCLEMAILFEVSANKPGNVNFVVGFEGTRVEHFLASAVAASASFEEAAKRGIAIQNGQLQVNQAGMGELMRDCVADIDAWQHGGNTLLGTVMLFIPLAVAAGMTQIGEKGEFDLKQLRANMKLAVESTTAQDAVNLYDAIAIASPSGLNDAPDLDVNDANSKTRLVEEDVSLYQVFKIGAGYDDICYEWVNNFPIAFELAYPYLMEQLYEKKKCLNTAITHTFLKVLSERPDTFISRKVGLEKTLDVSKDAKNVLELGGLDTPKGRESILLFDRKLRECGNNYNPGTTADITAATLALGTLSGYRP; from the coding sequence ATGGCCCAATTCAACAAGGCAAAACACATCTCCCGATGCCTAGAAATGGCTATCCTCTTCGAAGTCAGCGCCAACAAACCCGGCAACGTAAACTTCGTGGTCGGCTTTGAAGGCACCCGCGTAGAACACTTCTTGGCTTCAGCCGTGGCCGCGTCCGCTTCATTTGAGGAAGCCGCCAAACGAGGCATAGCCATCCAAAACGGGCAACTACAAGTCAACCAAGCGGGTATGGGTGAACTTATGCGCGACTGCGTCGCCGACATAGACGCATGGCAACACGGCGGCAACACCCTGCTGGGCACTGTGATGCTTTTTATCCCCTTGGCAGTCGCGGCTGGCATGACCCAAATAGGCGAGAAGGGCGAATTTGACCTCAAGCAGCTTCGGGCAAACATGAAACTTGCTGTCGAATCCACCACGGCACAGGACGCCGTGAACCTCTACGATGCAATCGCCATCGCCAGCCCCAGTGGCTTAAACGACGCCCCTGACCTAGACGTAAACGACGCCAACTCCAAAACTCGCCTTGTCGAGGAGGACGTTTCGCTTTACCAAGTCTTTAAGATTGGCGCTGGCTACGATGACATCTGCTATGAGTGGGTCAACAACTTTCCCATAGCTTTCGAATTGGCTTATCCTTACCTGATGGAGCAGTTGTACGAGAAAAAGAAGTGCCTTAACACTGCCATCACCCACACCTTCCTCAAAGTGCTCTCCGAACGCCCCGACACCTTCATCTCCCGAAAAGTCGGCTTAGAAAAAACCCTTGATGTCTCCAAAGACGCCAAAAACGTCCTCGAGTTAGGCGGCTTAGACACTCCCAAAGGCAGGGAAAGTATTTTGCTCTTTGACCGCAAGCTTCGGGAATGTGGCAACAACTACAACCCTGGCACCACCGCTGACATAACTGCCGCAACCTTGGCGTTGGGCACGTTAAGCGGCTACCGCCCATAA
- a CDS encoding nucleotidyltransferase domain-containing protein, whose translation MAAIKKLRDRDGVLTKEGLIFRVFGYSHPRGAYICDAEYASADIFHSKDKRALRNGGTSGKVFYKFYDDEGWKFVFKNYPQYTLDHKMLGVKVVGIKKGDIAEARMPQRRLQVLAAEGSPDDLVAATQRVLEISLKCSGLTIKDFGVFGSMLHGFHHPDYSDIDLLVYGGKEIAKVREVLGDLYSDGLSGFRNEFSTSAAMDGKKWRFKNLSVREFLWHQKRKLIYGLYDDRQSGRTIKAEFEPVKSWEEINSEYNSKTKIVRKGWVNLKARVTEDADAPYIPSVYGIEPLNVLSGSKKALEAVRVVSYMEEFRLQAHKDETIIVQGSLEEVQSENGSFYQVTLTYCPRYYEQVLKVADLRV comes from the coding sequence ATGGCCGCTATAAAGAAACTGCGTGACCGCGACGGCGTCCTCACCAAGGAAGGCTTGATTTTCCGCGTTTTCGGCTACAGTCACCCCCGTGGCGCCTACATATGCGACGCCGAATACGCTTCTGCCGACATTTTTCACTCCAAGGATAAGCGGGCGCTTCGTAACGGTGGAACCAGCGGGAAAGTCTTCTACAAATTCTACGATGATGAAGGCTGGAAATTCGTCTTCAAAAACTACCCCCAATACACCTTGGACCACAAGATGTTGGGCGTTAAGGTTGTGGGTATAAAGAAAGGTGACATCGCGGAGGCAAGGATGCCGCAGCGGCGGCTGCAGGTGTTGGCGGCTGAGGGTTCTCCTGATGACCTTGTGGCGGCTACTCAGCGTGTGTTGGAAATTTCACTCAAATGTTCGGGGTTAACCATCAAGGATTTTGGCGTTTTTGGGTCCATGCTGCATGGGTTCCATCATCCTGACTATTCGGACATTGATTTGCTGGTTTATGGCGGCAAAGAAATCGCTAAAGTGCGCGAAGTCCTCGGCGACCTTTACAGTGATGGGCTTTCGGGTTTCCGTAACGAGTTTTCAACTTCCGCCGCGATGGATGGTAAGAAATGGCGGTTCAAGAATCTTAGCGTCAGAGAGTTCTTGTGGCACCAGAAACGCAAACTCATCTACGGTTTATATGACGACCGCCAAAGTGGGCGAACCATAAAAGCCGAGTTTGAGCCCGTAAAGAGCTGGGAGGAAATCAACAGTGAATACAACTCTAAAACCAAGATTGTGCGCAAAGGCTGGGTTAACCTGAAAGCCCGCGTGACCGAAGATGCTGATGCTCCGTATATTCCGTCGGTTTACGGCATTGAACCCCTAAACGTTTTATCTGGTTCAAAGAAGGCTTTGGAGGCTGTGCGTGTGGTTTCCTACATGGAGGAGTTCCGCCTGCAAGCCCACAAAGACGAAACCATAATCGTGCAGGGCAGCCTTGAAGAGGTTCAATCGGAAAACGGCAGCTTTTATCAGGTAACCCTGACTTACTGTCCACGTTACTATGAGCAAGTGCTCAAAGTTGCTGACCTACGCGTGTGA